TAACACAACAATTAATTCTTATACAATTGTTATCAGCACACTCGATTAACAAAGACACCCGCCAAAAGAAGAAAGGAGGTAGCAAAGAAGTAAAAAGGTTGTCTACGAAATAAACCAACAATTTACAGTTCCAAGGTAGAAATGAGGTGCCTGTGGGGGCTACGAAGAAGGTCATTGGCATATAAACAAGGTAAAAACACGATTTATGCGTGATTTGTGATTAAGCAAaacaaaaataatgaaaaatgagTCAATGAGATAAGCATAATTAGCACTATAACCATGGCAGAAACTCATGATATAGAATGAGGTCTACTTATCATTGCAAAGATATTTGTAAATCCAGAATTCCTTTCAGAGATGTACCAGAACTTCAAAGAAGCAAGGCACAAATATATTTCACAAATGTCGACGCAAAATGAGGTAGATGAAAGAAAAAGGGAAGAGTTTAAGTTTCTTTAAGTAGATTTAACTAACACATACTGTAAAGACAAGCTCAACTAAATGTGGCAATAATTTACGAATGAACTGTACAAAGGGATCATCGATGCTTGACACACAATTTTAGATACAAAATGCCTAAAAAGGTGAGCAGCACAATAAGATGAAGGATAAGCTCACCACTCATAAGACATTCTTCCAGAGCAAGACCATAAGAGAGTTGGTGATTGAGCTCACCAACCCATCAACGTTCTTCTGACTTTGTATACAATCCGATTTCTACCAACCATACATGACATGTCAAATCTATAATTTTCTTCTAGAAGGAATCTGTAAACCTCCCACACGTGATCACTTGTACAATGCCTTCCAATTTCCGCCTGCAAAAAGATATTAAAGGTCATCCACCGTGTGAAGAGGGATGAAGTGATATAATGAACCAACTGGAGCAATAAAATTAAAAACATGGGCATGATCACCAGGTCTATAAATGGGAGGTTAGTTGCTTaaagagataatgcctccattcaATTTTCTTTAGAACTTCGTGCTTTAAGCAAAGGAGCATACACATGCAATCCATCACTTTGAAACATTCCTTCACCACTAGATACTTACCGAGAAGATGCAGATCCCTAGGGTCTTCATTGCCAGTGTAACGTCATAGAAGACACTTGGTCTGCCCTTTCCAGATAGCTCCACAGGATTAGCAACCAAAAGTTCAGTATCTGGCCCACGATTTGTGATGATTACACGTAGAGGATGAAGCATTTCCAGTTTTAAGCGGGAACAAAGAACATCTTGTTTATCTGGATCCACAATCTTTTTCCCATCCTTCTGCCGAATAAAAAGGTCTAATTCCCTCTGACCCTTATTAACTGGTGAAAATCGACCATAAGCAATCTAAACACAAAAGGAAAAATCAACTATCAGATTAACCAGCATGCTTTTCTAATTCATTATTTCAGTGTCATATAATCCAATGACCAGTAGAAATATGAACCGAGATGAAAGTAGTGGATTTGGAAAAAAAAATCTCATCTATGAACAACAAACTTTTGAAATATTCCGCAACTGTTACAGAACAAGGTTTTGCTTTAGATATCATTAAAACAGTAACGAGAACGCCGGGAAGAATCATCTTCTTCCTTTGTTTGATAGCTAAACAAGCATTCAGTTTCCACAGCAGAAGACAGAAACTTACAATAATGATTACCTACCAAGAATACATTATTCCTTATGTCCCATTTCGGCTGTCCACTTTTAGTTtgacatattttcttttcatgaaaAACATGTGAATCTCTGTGTTTTGGAAGAGCAGAAGAAAAGATAAAGTTGTACTGAGAAGACTAGAAGCGGGACCATGAAACTTCAGtatttaaatatattaaaattttcAGTTTAAAGAAAGTGGATAACATTTAGAACACACCATACAGGAAAGTAGGAACGGCATTTTAGAGAGGCAGTGTCATTTTACGTGTGAGGTTAAAGAATAGGAGATGAAAGATATTTGGCGGAAAAGAACAGGACCTAGCACTGGATCAGGAGACAAAATAAGACTATTGAGGATGCTTCTGCATAGGCATAATGTTTACCATTTCATCAAAGTGGAGACCAAAGACAACTTGACAATATCACTGAACTTGCGTACCTAATTTTCTCTATAGCATAGAAAATTCTAGTACTTTTGGTCCTATGTTTGCTAGGAGTCCTTTGGTCTTGTTAAAGATTTATATGCCAGTGCAGAACTTCTAGGGCTAAAGTAACTAATCTTTTAGACATGGATAATGAGGATTCACATAGTCGACCCACTCAGGATTGAGGCATAATAGTTGTTGTGGTAGAAAATAATGCAATTACTGACTTCAAACTCATTGAAGTCAGGGAGGAACCCAATTCAGGTCAATACAGACAATAACAGGATACTCTCACAACTataaacaacaaaaatgaaaCGGGAAAAGTAAGGGatatataatttttaatataATAGTCAGTACCAGAATATTGCAGTCTTTCAATGTGCGCATAATGTCATAAAGAAAACCCTTGTGATCAACACAACCAATCTGAAGTAATGTATGCGCGGGGCTCATCGAATTATCTATTGTCACACTAGCCCTCTTCAAATTAATCATATCTGGGCTAAGAGCCTGTGTGTGAAATTCATTATCTGATAGTTCACACCTAAATAGTTCCTCAGCAACTGATGGAGAAAGAGAAGAGACACATTGCACGTTGTCATACTGTGGGCCTGCTAACTGAAGCTCACAACTAAATGATTGGCCCAGAACAGCATGCAACTGCTTGTACATCTCATCTTGCCTCTCTTTTGTGTGTAAGAGCTCCCTGAACATGAATATTAGTGAAGAGATATCATCGATAGCTATAAGATCTTTAATTAACACAGTAGAAAAGCAGAAGTTTTGTGCTGAAAGATCTATATTACAATAtctcaaaaatatttctttttccATCATTAACCTCTcttaataataatataattggtTATAGACAAAAGGGAATGCAATTATAAGATTTAAGGCAGGAAAAGGTAAATGAAAACATCATCTGCAGATTATATTTTTGTTAGTCCAATATAAAGTATGGATGAAAACAGGACCTTACGTATCAGAAATGGATGTTATTTGTCTTCTGAACAGGGATATATCATGCATGCTTATTAACATTCTTAAAAGTCAGTTTGATACAAATAAAGCAACACCAATGGAGCAAATACGAGAATACctagtttttttccttttaaatccAATAAGACCTACATAATAAATTAGTGAGAGTCTAAAACGAAGAAGCATCATGTAAGCCCCAAGACACTGCAGCGGAAAGACACAAAAAGTTTACAAAACAGGGTAATTCCTATTTAAGACGTGTTAATAGTTAATTCACTTAAACCAGATTCTCTTTTTTCATTCAGACCCCACTGTCCCGCTCCGCCATGCATTTAACCCAAGTTCTGTATCAGACTGTTTAAGAGATCACAACAAGAACAACGACAGGTCCATTACAACTCTACAACTCGATATTCTTTGACCAAAATGGGGAAGAGATTTCCTTACAAGTTGTCTGTTATGAAGAAAAGGTCCAGCACACGACCATCTGGAGTTGTTGTCACCTTTACCCTTTGGATGGTAAGCTCAAGCTCACAGAGAACTTGGGTAACATCTAGCAAAATCATGCAATtaaatcagaaaagaaaaaacattAGTCGAAAATTAGGACCAACAAGAAATTTATTTTACCATGCAATAATCCTCTTCGGTCGCGGCTGCAAAATGTCAGCAGGTATGCAGGAGAAGAAGTGGCAGGCGGAGATGTTTGGTTCAAATAGAATGAAACAGAACATGACGGGCATACTGATAGAAGGCGCTCCTTCAAATTCGCCCACCTTACCATAGGTGAGGAAGCATGAGGAACCACCCATAATATCACATAGCACCATATCCCATCTGTTGAAACATCTGATTCATAGAAACTTTGAGCACTAACTAAAGATGAAGAGAAAAGGAAAACTAAATAAATCAAGGGAGCTAAAGTGCCAACAATTAGTCAATGGCAACCTTTGGTGTAGGGGATTCAATTAAATTCCCTTCGCCGGAATCTTGCACTGTGCGGGAAgggtaaaatattttttttcacatATATAAAATATTGAATCCCCTTGACATAGGTTCATATTTTAGGTGTGACATTTTTACATTTTATTGAATCCCCTCACTCAAATTCCTAGTTCTGCCACTGCCATTAGTACATGACTATAGTTTTAAGAGAACAGGAGAAGCAAAGTCCGATAGCTAAAATTGTACAACTCGATGTTCATTCACCTCAACAAAAGCGTGAAAACCAATATGGTAGTATAACTTCATGGTGAATCCATGATTTAAACATCGTGCCTGCATGCCCTTAATACATATACATACTTCTTaagttttctttatattttctacATACATATATAGGCCGAGCCGAGACAGTAGGCAAACATTTGCAATATCCATTACAATATAGATATCACTACATACATATGTGCCTAAAAGTGTCACCAAAAAACTAGACAAAGCATGCATAAATGCTGGCAATTGAGATATATAATTTCAAAACAGAAATAGGAAACAAAGCTTCCCTTAACATGAAAATACGGGTAGACTGTTAAAATCATTAAAAACAAATTGAAACTTGGAATAATCCCGCAACAAGCAACTTATATGTAACATCCAAAACCCTAATCAGACGAAATATTAAACAAAATAGAAGTAAATAATCTATAAGATCGCAGCTAGAAGCATGTGGAGAAAACGTGAAgctgggatatatatatataaaatataagaTTAGTAGATTACCTCCTTTGATAATGTAGAGACCAAAATCGAGAATAGTATTGCAAATATCACAGCCGAGGCCGGTTTTATCCGGACAATTCACTGTAATTACATACTCAGGTTCACCAGGCTTCTTCCCTTTCTGAATCACTACGGCGTCGTCTGTCGGCAATCCCATGCCGGAATTTTAAccggaaaagaaaaaagtaaaTGGCCACCTTGGCTAGTTTTCAGAATTTGCAGAAAACAATACTGGAACGTTCAATGATTAGCAATTTTCGGGTGAAGCAGGTTTTCTGGTTATTTTAGCAGGTATTCTATTGTTTCGAGATAAAACGGGactactttatatatatatataaaaatcctaattttaaAGTGGGCGTTCAGACATAATAATTGTGAAACTCCAAAAAAAAgcgaagcaaaaaaaaaaaaattaaacgtaaaaatagtatttgaaaattagGGTTGTGGTTGGAGATGAATAAAAATTTGGAACTGttatttgaatttttgtgagcgaTTGAcatgaaaattttggaaaataactttttaaatttttttaaattttcgaaaaaatcTAAAATTCATCTTTTCAAGTGAAATTTGAATTTTTCATGGTCAAATAATGATTCTGAAAAAAGTAAAAGATTTccttaaaaagttttaaaaaaaaaggccAAACGAGCCCTGAATTGTGTTTCATAAAAGTATGGGTTAAAAGTGTATCGGTCAAAACTTGAGAAGTTGATTTGCTAATAAAATAAATAGATGGAAAGTAGGATTAAAGAGCTCAAGAATAACTGGTCCTTTCTCTACGTTAGTTggctttcatttttttttttttttaatgaaaaagTTGTAAATAAAAGAATTTTCAGAATAGTTGATACTCGCTCTCTGCCTTTAAGAAACTAAAAGAACAAATCTGTTTACGTAATTTAAATGTAAGAAAGGAAAAGGGAGGGAAAATAATTGTCGTTTTCACGATCAGGAAAATATGATTAATCTGTTATGTTATTTTAAATATGACATTTTTATGCGTATACTGAAAAAATAATCTAGTTTCATGACCCTAATATTATGGCAGGATTTACACTGAATTGTTTGTAATTCAAGGTGTAGATCGTAAAATTCTTACATATATGTCGTTGTAACAGTTTTATATATAAAGTgaaaataacccaaaaaaaatATGAGGTGGTTTTATTTGTCGGTAAAATACACGTTAGTTGTTAAGAGAGAGACAGAAAGAGCTGTCTTCTTTGGTTGTTACGTGTGTCCTTTTTTGGATATGTGCTAATTATTGGCTACAGTATCTTATCCAATGCTTttagaaaagtgaagaaaatacgGAAAAAGTCTAAATATATCCTTGTATTATATGAAATTGAATGCATTTATCCTTCATTAATACGTTAGCCTATATATGCCTTTATTGTCATATAGTTCATATATGTCCTTGCAGTCTCATAGTTGATCCATATATGCCCTTTTCGAAACGGAATCCACCCAAACTAATTAGCTCGTTCTTTAATTGTATTAACGTGTATTACAAACGCTATTTCCTTTTTATTAGCACTTTTTTCCCTTtacctttctcttttctttcttctttttcttttcttctctttttttccttttcctttttctttctcccATATCCGATTTCCTCCATTGCTGATGTCTTCTCCATTTTTTTCACCAATTTCACGAGATTTTATTCCTAAAAATCAAACCTACACCACCAAAAGTTCCTAGCGAGAAGGCCCTGGTTCTTCTGAAAAGAAGGAGATGAAAATTGTCGGAGAAATTTTTTCGGCGGTGTTAATTTGGTGAAGGTAGGATATGGTTATTCAGATTTTGAAGGTTTTGTTCCAACCATGTGAGGTTTGTGATAGTAAAATTAGCAGAAATTCTTGAGTTTTGTCAAGTGAAATTGGTCACGAAAATGGAGAAGGCATCAACAATGGAGGAACTCGAATATgggagaaagaaaaaggaaaaaaagagaatagtAAAGAAAAAAAGGTACTAATAAAAAAATAGTATTTGTAATACATTTTAGTACAATTAACGAAAAAGCTAATTAGTTTGGGTGAATTCCGTTTTAAAAAGGGCATATATGGACCAACTATGTGATGGTAAGGGCATATATGAGCTAAAGTATTAACGAAGGGTAAATGTGCTCAATTTCATATAGTACAAGGGCATATTTAGACCTTTTCCATAGAAAATATAATCCTGATGATAGGTGGGTTGTGAACTTATATGTAGCTTGTTTGGACaagcttttaaaattaatttattaaaatattttttttaaaagtaaaaaatactttttaaaaagtatttttggtgaaCTGCTTATTTATAAAATCAGCTACaacatttaaaaatatttttaaacacTCGTGCTTAAAAAACACTTTTTAaaccaatccaaacgggctctacaAGTCTTCTACCCATAAATTGTAGGACATCTTTTTTATCTCTCTAGCTCCTGTTTCATGAACTACATTGGAGATTCTGTTTCCCAAAAATAGAAAGAGCTTAGCAGTATATGTCTTGAAACTCTACTAATTACTGCTGATTACATGTTCTAATAGAAACTCGAATGCGATCAAATTGTTCTTTTATGGTATATACTAGTTGGAAGCTAGCCCGTGCTAAACATGGGACAAGGTTCATAATAGTTACTCATGGATCAATTTGTATTAAAAATCAACTCAATTTTAGATGGACTGAAACGGACCGGGCCAAAATAGGTTGAATTCAACAAATGAATTTGGGCGTGTCAATTACCTGCCAAATCCTAGAGGGAGTTAGGCGGATTAAATAAGTTTGGGTTCAAATTTCCACCCCTAGGGCAAAatatgggagaaattcaaaaatagccagatttacaagtggtcattcaaaaatagccacaatttcaaaagtaatcgaaatttagtcattttcatgtaaagataaatctgaacaaaaacatcgttcaaattccgaaaaatactccagcataatatactggaattctagtataatatactggacttccagtataatataccgatcCAGCATGAAAGCTCATACACATgtactccaatctccagtatattatactggaactttctgTATTTCAGCAACATAAtgattatttttcaataactttgcaaatgctggctattttcaATGATCAGTTCGAAAATTGACTAACCCGTGCAGGGGCGGCTGAAGGGCCAAGCAAATAAAGCATTTGCTTTAGGTATCCAAGCTCTTGGGGCCCCAAAAAATTAGTACTCCAGTAATTAATTTTTTAGCTTAATCTTTTAACAGAAAATATTGGATTTGGTAGTGAAAAGAGTACAAAACTTTTATAAGAAAGGAAAGAAGTGGCCAAAAAGGACAAGGTCTAAAAGGAGATACGGATATTACATTTCGTTTTCATTTTTAAGGTCATGTTTTCCTAATTCTCTTTTTAATTAtgctttttctcttcttttcataTATGCGCTACATATTTGTCAAACAGAAAAATTAAAGCACGTTGAATAACTTGAACTGCATTTCTATTTCGTTCTTTTGAAAGTTCTCAAGCATATCAAAGTAAACAAAGTAAAATTAACTTATTTTGTTATCAATTATCAAGTTATCAACTCCTAgaatcagattttattattatAACTTTTATTGTCTTTTTAAtgtgatattttttattttctatgtCTATTTCATAGGTATATATTACTCTTTTGGTATATACTAAAGTAGAATTTAAATATGTGAAAACAAGAAAAACTGAATCACGTGCatctcaaaactcaaaaataaaattaaaaaattgaaactTCGATATAATTACCACAAATGTGTTATTGGCAAACTTTTAACAAACaataaaatactaaattaaaaaaatatagacTGTCTTTTTAAAATGAACATGTCCTTATTTGAGTTAAATGATAATGAAtccaaaaaggagaaaaagaaaaaataaatataaaaggaTAAACCTTACTATCAATTAataaattattattataaaaaagtTTGATTATAATTCAACTTTTGACCCAAAAAGCAAGAAAAATGCATATCAGATAAAATATATATGAAATCTCATCAGAAAAAGTTGAAGGCCTCATAAATAGTTTTAGCTTTAGGCCACTATTGTGATTCAGCCGCCCTGAGCCCGTGCGGCAAATATGGCTTATGTTCACTGTTCAATGTGTTGGAATTGGCCCAACGGTCGACGTCATTATGCAAACATCGAGCTTTCTGAAATTCAGTTCCAATCGAACGAACCAGCAACAAGGAAGAGCCTTCATACTAATAGACTACTAAACTTGATTAGGTAAACATCCTATTAGATTACCAAAGTTGATTAGGTAGACATAAAAATGTTTTGAAAGAACCAAGATTCAACACACCAAATAGCCTTCAGGATCAACATCACGCTGGACCTACTGCAGttcattttttatttcctttgGCTTGCCTCATAGTAATCGTCTTTCTTGAAGATAATTGTCTTTCAGTATGAACAAAACATAGAACATTAAAATCTGGCGTAACAAATATACACAATGGCACAAATTTCATCAACAATATATGCAAAATATATTGAAAAAACGTATAGACAATATGGGTTAGCCAAAATATCTTATGCAGATCTTCCAACTTAGAGCCATTCTATCAATTAATACCAGATCATCTTTTGGATCCTCAGTGACTTGTATCAATCCATGTGAATGAAACTCTTTTGGCATGATAACGTAGCAGTAATCAGATGTTTGATTGTATCCTTTTCATGCTCATTGATGAATTATATCACTATGTACAGaacaaaaaaatcagaaattcaaGGGAGTAATGTAAGCCCTATGTGATCAATATACCTTTGATGTCAAGTACACAGCAGAAAGATTTGGATAACTTTTATGGCATCATAGCCCCTGAATCAAGTTGTATTAGGTTCAGTTTTCAACCAACAGTTAAAAGGGAATTAAGTGTTACTTTTAGCAAAGACAGCATAACTTGAGAGCACAAGTTAACAAAGAATACATTACTAAATAAAAGAATCTCAATACCATTATATACCGGCAAGGGAAACCTCTCCTCTTTTATAGCTTGTGTTACTGTTTCTGTAGTCACTTGTACATTTTTTAGTATTGCATTCaacaataagataaaagtaatttgCCAGTTTTGAAAGGTTCACCAGCCACTGAAAGCAATATAGTCAGCTTTTCCACAATACTTCTATTAATGGAGGAATTCTTTGTCATTCTTCTTTTtagcttcttcatttaattgtaaTAAACTGTTACCATCCTCCCCCTTTTTGAGATCAACaagaattaaaaagaataacTAATTAAGAAGTAAAAGCTGAAAAGTCAGCAATTATGACAGGTACCTTATATTGACGAGTCAGTTGGTGAGCTGAGCTTTCTCATGTGATGGTGAGCACAGATAGCCT
The Nicotiana sylvestris chromosome 11, ASM39365v2, whole genome shotgun sequence DNA segment above includes these coding regions:
- the LOC104241258 gene encoding ACT domain-containing protein ACR9-like isoform X1 encodes the protein MGLPTDDAVVIQKGKKPGEPEYVITVNCPDKTGLGCDICNTILDFGLYIIKGDVSTDGIWCYVILWVVPHASSPMVRWANLKERLLSVCPSCSVSFYLNQTSPPATSSPAYLLTFCSRDRRGLLHDVTQVLCELELTIQRVKVTTTPDGRVLDLFFITDNLELLHTKERQDEMYKQLHAVLGQSFSCELQLAGPQYDNVQCVSSLSPSVAEELFRCELSDNEFHTQALSPDMINLKRASVTIDNSMSPAHTLLQIGCVDHKGFLYDIMRTLKDCNILIAYGRFSPVNKGQRELDLFIRQKDGKKIVDPDKQDVLCSRLKLEMLHPLRVIITNRGPDTELLVANPVELSGKGRPSVFYDVTLAMKTLGICIFSAEIGRHCTSDHVWEVYRFLLEENYRFDMSCMVGRNRIVYKVRRTLMGW
- the LOC104241258 gene encoding ACT domain-containing protein ACR9-like isoform X2, whose product is MGLPTDDAVVIQKGKKPGEPEYVITVNCPDKTGLGCDICNTILDFGLYIIKGDGIWCYVILWVVPHASSPMVRWANLKERLLSVCPSCSVSFYLNQTSPPATSSPAYLLTFCSRDRRGLLHDVTQVLCELELTIQRVKVTTTPDGRVLDLFFITDNLELLHTKERQDEMYKQLHAVLGQSFSCELQLAGPQYDNVQCVSSLSPSVAEELFRCELSDNEFHTQALSPDMINLKRASVTIDNSMSPAHTLLQIGCVDHKGFLYDIMRTLKDCNILIAYGRFSPVNKGQRELDLFIRQKDGKKIVDPDKQDVLCSRLKLEMLHPLRVIITNRGPDTELLVANPVELSGKGRPSVFYDVTLAMKTLGICIFSAEIGRHCTSDHVWEVYRFLLEENYRFDMSCMVGRNRIVYKVRRTLMGW